One Streptomyces showdoensis genomic region harbors:
- the bioB gene encoding biotin synthase BioB, with protein MDLLNTLVDKGLRRESPTREEALAVLATSDDDLLDVVAAAGKVRRQWFGRRVKLNYLVNLKSGLCPEDCSYCSQRLGSTAGILKYTWLKPDEASAAAAAGVAGGAKRVCLVASGRGPTDRDVERVGRTIEAIKEENEGVEVCACLGLLSDGQAERLREAGADAYNHNLNTSEATYGEITSTHTYADRVDTVQKAHAAGLSACSGLIAGMGETDEDLVDVVFALRELDSDSVPVNFLIPFEGTPLAKEWNLTPQRCLRILAMVRFVCPDVEVRIAGGREVHLRTMQPLALNIANSIFLGDYLTSEGQAGQADLDMIADAGFEVEGAGTTTLPAHRADALAAAGGGGCGSHASAGGGGCGSHAEAGGGCGPCGGAVSEQPAEPAAASAPAAPAAPSASEARTDLVAVRRRGAGTDLAPNA; from the coding sequence ATGGACCTGCTGAACACGCTGGTGGACAAGGGGCTGCGGCGCGAGTCGCCGACCCGTGAAGAAGCGCTCGCCGTACTGGCGACCTCCGACGACGACCTGCTCGATGTGGTGGCCGCTGCCGGCAAGGTGCGCCGTCAGTGGTTCGGGCGGCGGGTGAAGCTCAACTATCTGGTGAACCTGAAGTCCGGCCTGTGCCCCGAGGACTGCTCGTACTGTTCGCAGCGCCTCGGCTCCACGGCGGGGATCCTCAAGTACACGTGGCTGAAGCCCGACGAGGCCTCCGCGGCGGCGGCCGCCGGGGTCGCCGGCGGCGCGAAGCGGGTCTGCCTGGTGGCGAGCGGCCGCGGACCGACGGACCGTGACGTCGAGCGGGTCGGGCGGACCATCGAGGCCATCAAGGAGGAGAACGAGGGCGTGGAGGTCTGCGCCTGCCTCGGTCTGCTCTCGGACGGCCAGGCGGAGCGGCTGCGGGAGGCCGGCGCCGACGCGTACAACCACAACCTGAACACGTCCGAGGCGACGTACGGGGAGATCACCTCCACCCACACCTACGCGGACCGGGTGGACACCGTGCAGAAGGCGCACGCGGCGGGCCTGTCCGCGTGCTCGGGCCTGATCGCGGGCATGGGCGAGACCGACGAGGACCTGGTCGACGTGGTCTTCGCGCTGCGCGAGCTCGACTCGGACTCGGTCCCGGTCAACTTCCTCATCCCCTTCGAGGGCACCCCGCTCGCCAAGGAGTGGAACCTCACCCCGCAGCGCTGCCTGCGGATCCTCGCGATGGTCCGGTTCGTCTGCCCGGACGTCGAGGTGCGGATCGCGGGCGGCCGCGAGGTCCACCTGCGGACGATGCAGCCGCTGGCCCTGAACATCGCCAACTCGATCTTCCTCGGCGACTACCTGACCAGCGAGGGCCAGGCCGGCCAGGCCGACCTCGACATGATCGCGGACGCCGGTTTCGAGGTGGAGGGCGCGGGCACGACGACGCTCCCGGCGCACCGTGCGGACGCGCTCGCGGCGGCCGGTGGCGGGGGCTGCGGCTCCCACGCGTCGGCCGGTGGCGGGGGCTGCGGCTCCCACGCGGAGGCGGGCGGCGGCTGCGGTCCGTGCGGCGGCGCGGTGTCCGAGCAGCCCGCGGAGCCCGCGGCGGCCTCGGCCCCTGCGGCTCCCGCGGCTCCCTCGGCTTCCGAGGCCAGGACGGACCTGGTGGCGGTGCGCCGCCGCGGCGCCGGTACGGACCTCGCGCCGAATGCGTAA
- the bioD gene encoding dethiobiotin synthase, whose product MTVIVVTGTGTEIGKTIVTAATAALATAAGRSVAVLKPAQTGVAPGEAGDVDEVLRLSGAATGEELARFPEPLAPNTAARRAGMAPVGPAEVAEAARKLAEEHDLVLVEGAGGLLVRFDEEGGTLADAARLLGAPVLVVATAGLGTLNSAALTAEALRARGIEQLGVVVGSWPGEPDLAARCNLADLPAVSDAPLLGAVPAGAGALDGEAFRAAAAGWLAPALGGNWDAAAFTEEFAAATRA is encoded by the coding sequence ATGACCGTCATCGTCGTCACCGGCACCGGCACCGAGATCGGCAAGACCATCGTCACCGCCGCCACCGCCGCCCTCGCCACCGCGGCCGGCCGCAGCGTCGCCGTGCTGAAGCCCGCGCAGACGGGGGTGGCACCGGGTGAGGCGGGGGACGTCGACGAGGTGCTGCGGTTGTCGGGGGCGGCCACGGGGGAGGAACTCGCGCGGTTCCCCGAGCCGTTGGCGCCGAACACGGCGGCCCGGCGCGCCGGCATGGCACCGGTCGGCCCGGCGGAGGTCGCGGAGGCGGCCCGGAAGCTGGCGGAGGAGCACGACCTGGTGCTCGTGGAGGGCGCCGGCGGCCTCCTCGTACGGTTCGACGAGGAGGGCGGGACGCTCGCCGACGCGGCCCGCCTGCTCGGCGCGCCCGTCCTCGTCGTCGCCACGGCCGGACTCGGCACGCTCAACTCGGCCGCGCTGACGGCGGAGGCCCTCCGGGCGCGCGGGATCGAGCAGTTGGGCGTGGTGGTGGGCAGCTGGCCCGGGGAGCCGGACCTGGCGGCCCGGTGCAACCTGGCGGACCTGCCCGCGGTGTCGGACGCCCCGCTGCTCGGGGCGGTGCCGGCGGGCGCCGGCGCCCTGGACGGCGAGGCGTTCCGCGCGGCGGCGGCCGGCTGGCTGGCGCCCGCGCTGGGCGGGAACTGGGACGCGGCGGCGTTCACCGAGGAGTTCGCGGCGGCGACCCGCGCCTGA
- a CDS encoding VOC family protein codes for MRARVQEIVFDCADPSALARFWSALLGGAPVDRSPDWSYVDPPGFVRIAFQKVPEGKAAKNRLHLDVEVADPVAAADEVLPRGARRSGGPVTDEQGTFQVMHDPEGNEFCFVTGG; via the coding sequence ATGCGTGCTCGCGTTCAGGAGATCGTCTTCGACTGTGCCGACCCGTCGGCCCTCGCCCGCTTCTGGTCGGCCCTCCTCGGCGGGGCTCCGGTCGACCGGAGCCCCGACTGGTCGTACGTCGATCCGCCGGGGTTCGTCCGGATCGCCTTCCAGAAGGTGCCCGAGGGCAAGGCGGCGAAGAACCGCCTGCACCTCGACGTGGAGGTCGCCGATCCGGTGGCGGCGGCCGACGAGGTGCTGCCGCGGGGCGCGCGCCGCTCGGGCGGCCCGGTGACGGACGAGCAGGGGACCTTCCAGGTGATGCACGACCCCGAGGGCAACGAGTTCTGCTTCGTGACGGGCGGCTGA
- a CDS encoding 8-amino-7-oxononanoate synthase — translation MPPYAEDPQDPSAGRDPREAAFDWTDTAARQRERAGLVRTLRPRAAESDLLDLAGNDYLGLTRRPEITEAAAGAARRWGAGATGSRLVTGSTRLHARLERELAEFGGFEAALVFSSGYTANLAALTALSVPDGLIVSDAGNHASLVDGCRLARAETAVVPHTDPEAVAKTLAAHPGRRALAVSDSVFSVDGDRAPLAELAAVCRAHGAGLVVDDAHGFGVLGEGGRGALHEAGLAGAPDVVATLTLSKSLGSQGGAVLGPARVIEHLVNAARTFIFDTGLAPAAVGGALASLRLIAAEPGLAARARAVAARLHRLLTEAGLTAARPDAAVVSVRAPGPQEALRWAADCRERGLGVGCFRPPSVPDGISRLRLTARADLTDAQIERAVETIVRTAPDGAAEREPDAG, via the coding sequence ATGCCGCCGTACGCCGAGGACCCGCAGGACCCGAGCGCGGGGCGGGACCCGCGCGAGGCCGCTTTCGACTGGACCGACACCGCGGCACGGCAGCGCGAGCGGGCGGGCCTGGTGCGCACCCTGCGCCCCCGGGCGGCCGAGTCCGACCTGCTCGACCTCGCGGGCAACGACTACCTGGGCCTGACCCGACGCCCGGAGATCACCGAGGCGGCGGCCGGGGCGGCCCGCCGCTGGGGCGCGGGCGCCACGGGCTCGCGGCTGGTCACCGGCTCCACCCGGCTGCACGCCCGGCTGGAACGCGAACTCGCCGAGTTCGGCGGCTTCGAGGCGGCACTCGTCTTCTCCTCCGGTTACACCGCCAACCTCGCCGCGCTCACCGCGCTCTCCGTGCCGGACGGCCTGATCGTCTCCGACGCGGGCAACCACGCCTCCCTCGTGGACGGCTGCCGACTGGCGCGCGCCGAGACGGCCGTGGTCCCGCACACCGACCCGGAGGCCGTCGCCAAGACCCTCGCCGCCCACCCGGGCCGCCGGGCGCTGGCCGTCAGCGACTCCGTCTTCTCCGTGGACGGCGACCGGGCCCCGCTCGCCGAACTCGCCGCGGTCTGCCGGGCGCACGGCGCGGGCCTGGTCGTCGACGACGCCCACGGCTTCGGCGTGCTGGGCGAGGGCGGGCGCGGCGCGCTCCACGAGGCGGGACTCGCCGGCGCCCCGGACGTCGTCGCCACCCTCACCCTCTCCAAGTCGCTGGGCAGCCAGGGCGGCGCGGTCCTCGGACCGGCCCGGGTGATCGAGCACCTGGTCAACGCGGCCCGCACCTTCATCTTCGACACCGGACTCGCCCCGGCCGCCGTGGGCGGCGCGCTGGCGAGCCTGCGTCTGATCGCGGCCGAACCGGGCCTGGCGGCCCGGGCCCGTGCCGTGGCGGCCCGCCTGCACCGGCTGCTCACCGAGGCCGGGCTGACCGCCGCCCGCCCCGACGCGGCCGTGGTCTCGGTCCGCGCCCCGGGCCCGCAGGAGGCGCTGCGCTGGGCGGCGGACTGCCGTGAACGGGGTCTGGGCGTCGGCTGCTTCCGGCCGCCGTCGGTCCCGGACGGCATCTCCCGCCTCCGGCTGACCGCCCGGGCGGACCTCACGGACGCGCAGATCGAGCGGGCCGTGGAGACCATCGTCCGGACGGCTCCGGACGGGGCGGCGGAGAGGGAGCCCGACGCGGGCTGA
- a CDS encoding adenosylmethionine--8-amino-7-oxononanoate transaminase, translated as MRNDELLALDRAHVWHPYGPMPGRAEPLVVDSASGVRLRLAEPSEGRAELIDGMSSWWSAIHGYNHPVLNEAVRGQLDRMSHVMFGGLTHEPAVRLAARLVEITPEPLRHVFLSDSGSVAVEVAAKMCLQYWRSVGRPGKQRLLTWRGGYHGDTWQPMSVCDPQGGMHELWSGVLQRQVFVDAPPAAYEESYAELLREAIGRHADELAAVIVEPVVQGAGGMRFHSPAYLRVLREACDEHGVLLVFDEIATGFGRTGALFAADHAGVSPDVMCVGKALTGGYLSMAATLCTSRVAEGISRGEVPVLAHGPTFMGNPLASAVALASIDLLLSQDWQVEVKRIEAGLREGLAEASALPGVRDVRVLGAIGVVQLDHEVDMAAATRAAVRSGVWLRPFRDLIYTMPPFVTGDADVSRIATAVRAAARAG; from the coding sequence ATGCGTAACGACGAACTGCTGGCCCTGGACCGGGCGCACGTCTGGCACCCGTACGGCCCGATGCCGGGCCGCGCGGAGCCGCTGGTCGTCGACTCCGCGTCCGGGGTGCGGCTCCGGCTCGCCGAACCGTCCGAGGGCCGGGCCGAGTTGATCGACGGCATGTCCTCCTGGTGGTCGGCGATCCACGGCTACAACCACCCCGTCCTGAACGAGGCGGTGCGCGGCCAGCTCGACCGGATGAGCCACGTGATGTTCGGCGGGCTCACCCACGAGCCGGCCGTCCGGCTCGCCGCCCGCCTGGTGGAGATCACGCCGGAGCCGCTGCGGCACGTCTTCCTCAGCGACTCCGGCTCGGTCGCCGTCGAAGTGGCGGCCAAGATGTGCCTCCAGTACTGGCGCTCGGTCGGCCGACCCGGCAAGCAGCGGCTGCTCACCTGGCGCGGCGGCTACCACGGGGACACCTGGCAGCCGATGTCGGTGTGCGACCCGCAGGGCGGGATGCACGAGCTGTGGTCCGGCGTGCTGCAGCGGCAGGTGTTCGTGGACGCCCCGCCGGCGGCGTACGAGGAGTCGTACGCGGAGCTGCTGCGCGAGGCGATCGGGCGGCACGCGGACGAGCTGGCCGCGGTCATCGTGGAGCCGGTGGTGCAGGGGGCGGGCGGCATGCGCTTCCACTCCCCCGCCTACCTGCGGGTGCTGCGCGAGGCCTGCGACGAGCACGGCGTCCTCCTCGTCTTCGACGAGATCGCCACCGGGTTCGGGCGTACGGGGGCGCTGTTCGCCGCCGACCACGCCGGGGTCTCGCCGGACGTGATGTGCGTGGGCAAGGCGCTGACCGGCGGCTACCTGTCGATGGCGGCGACGCTCTGCACGAGCCGGGTCGCCGAGGGCATCTCGCGCGGCGAGGTCCCCGTACTCGCCCACGGCCCCACCTTCATGGGCAACCCGCTGGCCTCCGCCGTCGCGCTCGCCTCGATCGACCTGCTCCTCTCGCAGGACTGGCAGGTCGAGGTCAAGCGCATCGAGGCCGGCCTGCGCGAGGGCCTCGCGGAGGCGTCCGCCCTCCCGGGGGTCCGGGACGTCCGCGTCCTGGGCGCGATCGGCGTCGTCCAGCTCGACCACGAAGTCGACATGGCGGCGGCGACCCGCGCGGCGGTCCGGTCGGGGGTCTGGCTGCGGCCCTTCCGGGACCTGATCTACACGATGCCGCCGTTCGTGACGGGGGACGCGGACGTGTCCCGCATCGCGACGGCGGTGCGCGCGGCGGCCCGCGCGGGCTGA